Proteins encoded by one window of Rutidosis leptorrhynchoides isolate AG116_Rl617_1_P2 chromosome 7, CSIRO_AGI_Rlap_v1, whole genome shotgun sequence:
- the LOC139857773 gene encoding binding partner of ACD11 1 isoform X1: MIWLDMAVEHIIEVTSLSPRATENDVYNFFAFCGTIEHVDIIRAGEDACTAYVTFKDAYSLETAVLLSGATLLDQTICITRWGHDSDETEYWNRASWNHEDGNTSYGSYQQNQYAYSAGEAVTMAQDVVKTMLAKGYILGKDALGKAKAFDESHQVSASAAAKVAELSERIGLTDKLFAGVEAVRSVDQSYHISDTTKSIVSATGRSAAAAATTVVNSSYFSKGALWMSDALNRAAKAAADLGNNGVGR, translated from the exons ATG ATTTGGTTGGATATGGCTGTAGAACATATAATTGAAGTTACCAGCTTGTCTCCAAGGGCAACTGAGAATGACGTTTATAATTTCTTTGCTTTTTGTGGAACGATTGAACATGTCGACATCATCAG GGCTGGTGAAGATGCATGTACAGCTTATGTAACATTTAAGGATGCTTATTCTCTAGAAACAGCAGTCTTACTTAGC gGAGCAACACTTCTGGACCAGACAATATGCATAACAAGATGGGGACACGATTCAGATGAAACAGAGTATTGGAACAGAGCTTCATGGAACCATGAAGACGGAAATACTTCATAT GGATCGTATCAACAAAACCAGTATGCTTATTCGGCTGGAGAAGCAGTAACTATGGCTCAAGACGTGGTGAAAACAATGCTAGCCAAAGGATATATACTTGGCAAAGATGCTTTGGGAAAAGCAAAAGCGTTTGATGAGTCTCATCAAGTATCTGCGAGTGCAGCTGCCAAAGTTGCTGAATTGAGTGAAAGAATTGGTCTTACTGATAAGCTTTTTGCTGGAGTCGAAGCGGTTAGATCCGTGGATCAGAGTTACCATATTTCAGATACTACTAAATCAATTGTGTCGGCTACTGGGAGATCAGCTGCAGCTGCTGCTACAACTGTGGTTAACAGTAGCTACTTCTCAAAAGGTGCTCTTTGGATGTCTGATGCGTTGAATCGAGCTGCGAAAGCGGCTGCGGATTTGGGTAATAATGGTGTTGGCAGGTGA
- the LOC139857773 gene encoding binding partner of ACD11 1 isoform X2, whose amino-acid sequence MAVEHIIEVTSLSPRATENDVYNFFAFCGTIEHVDIIRAGEDACTAYVTFKDAYSLETAVLLSGATLLDQTICITRWGHDSDETEYWNRASWNHEDGNTSYGSYQQNQYAYSAGEAVTMAQDVVKTMLAKGYILGKDALGKAKAFDESHQVSASAAAKVAELSERIGLTDKLFAGVEAVRSVDQSYHISDTTKSIVSATGRSAAAAATTVVNSSYFSKGALWMSDALNRAAKAAADLGNNGVGR is encoded by the exons ATGGCTGTAGAACATATAATTGAAGTTACCAGCTTGTCTCCAAGGGCAACTGAGAATGACGTTTATAATTTCTTTGCTTTTTGTGGAACGATTGAACATGTCGACATCATCAG GGCTGGTGAAGATGCATGTACAGCTTATGTAACATTTAAGGATGCTTATTCTCTAGAAACAGCAGTCTTACTTAGC gGAGCAACACTTCTGGACCAGACAATATGCATAACAAGATGGGGACACGATTCAGATGAAACAGAGTATTGGAACAGAGCTTCATGGAACCATGAAGACGGAAATACTTCATAT GGATCGTATCAACAAAACCAGTATGCTTATTCGGCTGGAGAAGCAGTAACTATGGCTCAAGACGTGGTGAAAACAATGCTAGCCAAAGGATATATACTTGGCAAAGATGCTTTGGGAAAAGCAAAAGCGTTTGATGAGTCTCATCAAGTATCTGCGAGTGCAGCTGCCAAAGTTGCTGAATTGAGTGAAAGAATTGGTCTTACTGATAAGCTTTTTGCTGGAGTCGAAGCGGTTAGATCCGTGGATCAGAGTTACCATATTTCAGATACTACTAAATCAATTGTGTCGGCTACTGGGAGATCAGCTGCAGCTGCTGCTACAACTGTGGTTAACAGTAGCTACTTCTCAAAAGGTGCTCTTTGGATGTCTGATGCGTTGAATCGAGCTGCGAAAGCGGCTGCGGATTTGGGTAATAATGGTGTTGGCAGGTGA